The following proteins are encoded in a genomic region of Glycine max cultivar Williams 82 chromosome 18, Glycine_max_v4.0, whole genome shotgun sequence:
- the LOC100791954 gene encoding AT-hook motif nuclear-localized protein 15: MANRWWAGNVGMIREQELMENSNNNNNNNNATTTTPTNSSNSNTNANTNTNTTEEEVSRDNGEDQNQNLGSHEGSEPGSSGRRPRGRPAGSKNKPKPPIVITKESPNALRSHVLEIASGSDVAESIAAFANRRHRGVSVLSGSGIVANVTLRQPAAPAGVITLHGRFEILSLSGAFLPSPSPSGATGLTVYLAGGQGQVVGGNVAGSLVASGPVMVIAATFANATYERLPLEDDQGEEEMQVQQQQQQQQQQQQQQQQQQSQGLGEQVSMPMYNLPPNLLHNGQNMPHDVFWGAPPRPPPSF; encoded by the coding sequence ATGGCGAATAGATGGTGGGCTGGGAATGTGGGAATGATAAGAGAGCAAGAGTTGATGGaaaacagcaacaacaacaacaacaacaacaacgctaCTACTACTACACCGACGAATAGCAGCAACAGCAACACTAACGCgaacaccaacaccaacacgACCGAGGAAGAGGTGAGCAGGGATAACGGAGAGGACCAGAACCAAAACCTCGGCAGCCACGAAGGGTCGGAGCCCGGAAGCAGCGGTCGGAGGCCACGTGGCAGGCCAGCGGGGTCCAAGAACAAGCCCAAGCCGCCCATAGTCATAACTAAGGAAAGCCCCAACGCGCTCCGAAGCCACGTCCTGGAAATCGCCTCCGGCAGCGATGTCGCCGAGAGCATCGCCGCCTTCGCCAACCGCCGCCACCGTGGCGTGTCGGTCCTCAGCGGGAGTGGCATTGTAGCCAACGTCACTCTCCGCCAGCCCGCCGCCCCCGCCGGCGTCATAACCCTCCACGGGAGGTTCGAGATACTCTCCCTCTCGGGTGCCTTTTTGCCGTCCCCCTCGCCGTCCGGCGCCACCGGACTGACCGTCTACCTAGCCGGCGGGCAGGGGCAGGTTGTCGGCGGCAACGTGGCGGGCTCTCTCGTCGCCTCCGGACCGGTGATGGTGATCGCCGCCACTTTCGCTAATGCCACTTATGAGAGGTTGCCTCTGGAGGATGATCAAGGTGAGGAGGAAATGCAagtgcagcagcagcagcagcagcagcaacagcagcagcagcagcagcagcaacaacaatctCAAGGTTTGGGGGAACAGGTTTCAATGCCTATGTATAATTTGCCTCCTAATTTGCTACACAATGGTCAGAACATGCCTCATGATGTGTTCTGGGGAGCTCCACCTCGCCCTCCTCCTTCCTTCTGA
- the LOC100794589 gene encoding probable phosphoribosylformylglycinamidine synthase, chloroplastic/mitochondrial, whose translation MATATEFGVSQFLKGTSRQTLFLKKKPQRQKSRMLWGALWNRNWGLGSTRRALPLRCQTQENPRAVVSGGVSSSVEEQPALFEKPASEVVHLYRVPFMQESAAAELLKEAQVKISSQIVEILTEQCYNVGLSSQLSGGKFSVLGWLLQETFEPENLGTESFLEKKRKEGLIPVIVEVGPRLSFTTAWSTNAVAICQACGLTEVNRLERSRRYLLFTTTELQDYQINDFASMVHDRMTECVYIQKLTSFETSVVPEEIHYIPVMERGRKALEEINLEMGFAFDDQDLEYYTKLFREDIKRNPTNVELFDIAQSNSEHSRHWFFTGKIFIDGQPVNRTLMQIVKSTLQANPNNSVIGFKDNSSAIRGFPVKQLRPVQPGSACPLEVAVHELDILFTAETHNFPCAVAPYPGAETGAGGRIRDTHATGRGSFVQAATAGYCVGNLNTPGFYAPWEDPSFTYPSNLAPPLQILIDSSNGASDYGNKFGEPLIQGFCRTFGMRLPGGERREWLKPIMFSAGIGQIDHLHISKGEPDIGMLVVKIGGPAYRIGMGGGAASSMVSGQNDAELDFNAVQRGDAEMAQKLYRLVRACIEMGDKNPIISIHDQGAGGNCNVVKEIIYPKGAEIDVRAIVVGDHTMSVLEIWGAEYQEQDAILVKPESRDLLESICNREKVSMAVIGTISGDGRVVLVDSVAAQKSISNGLPPPPPAVDLELEKVLGDMPKKTFKFNRVVYEREPLDIVPGIEVIDSLKRVLSLPSVCSKRFLTTKVDRCVTGLVAQQQTVGPLQIPIADVAVTAQTFADVTGGACAIGEQPIKGLLDPKAMARLAVGEALTNLVWAKVTSLSDVKASGNWMYAAKLDGEGADMYDAAISLSEAMIELGIAIDGGKDSLSMAAHAESEVVKAPGNLVISVYVTCPDITKTVTPDLKLKDDGILLHIDLSKGKRRLGGSALAQAFDQVGNECPDLDDVPYLKKVFEGVQDLLSDELISAGHDISDGGLLVCALEMAFAGNCGLSLDFASQGNSLFQTLYAEELGLVLEVSKKNLALVVNKLSNVGVSAEIIGQVTANPSIEVKVDGETYLTEKTSILRDMWEETSFQLEKFQRLASCVDMEKEGLKHRYEPSWELPFTPSFTDEKLMSATIKPKVAVIREEGSNGDREMAAAFYAAGFEPWDITMSDLLNGKISLLDFRGIVFVGGFSYADVLDSAKGWSASIRFNESVLQQFQEFYKRPDTFSLGVCNGCQLMALLGWVPGPQVGGVHGAGGDLSQPRFIHNESGRFECRFTSVTIKDSPAIMFKGMAGSTLGIWAAHGEGRAYFPDEGVLDRIVHSELAPIRYCDDAGNPTEAYPFNANGSPLGVAAICSPDGRHLAMMPHPERCFLMWQFPWYPKQWDVEKKGPSPWLRMFQNAREWCS comes from the exons ATGGCGACTGCGACGGAATTTGGGGTATCGCAATTCTTGAAG GGTACCTCCAGGCAAACTCTGTTTTTGAAGAAGAAGCCTCAGAGGCAGAAAAGTCGCATGCTTTGGGGTGCACTCTGGAATCGGAATTGGGGTCTGGGATCAACTCGCAGAGCTTTGCCTTTAAGGTGTCAGACTCAGGAAAATCCCAGAGCTGTGGTTTCTGGTGGCGTAAGCAGTTCTGTAGAGGAGCAACCTGCCTTGTTTGAGAAGCCCGCTTCCGAAGTTGTTCATTTGTACCGTGTCCCGTTTATGCAAGAAAGTGCAGCTGCTGAGCTTTTGAAGGAGGCTCAAGTGAAAATCTCCAGTCAGATCGTGGAAATACTAACGGAGCAGTGCTATAATGTTGGCCTTAGTTCGCAACTTTCCGGTGGAAAATTTTCAGTTCTTGGAtggcttcttcaagaaacattcGAGCCTGAGAATCTGGGAACTGAGAGCTTtcttgagaagaagaggaaggagGGTCTGATTCCAGTTATTGTTGAAGTTGGCCCCAGGTTGTCATTCACCACAGCATGGTCTACTAATGCTGTTGCAATTTGCCAGGCCTGTGGTTTGACAGAAGTTAACCGTTTGGAACGGTCCAGGAGGTACTTGTTGTTCACCACCACTGAACTGCAAGATTATCAAATCAATGATTTTGCATCTATGGTGCATGATAGGATGACTGAATGTGTTTATATTCAGAAACTAACATCCTTTGAGACCAGTGTTGTTCCGGAGGAGATTCATTATATACCTGTCATGGAGAGGGGACGAAAGGCATTAGAAGAGATTAATTTGGAGATGGGTTTTGCCTTTGATGACCAGGATTTAGAATACTACACCAAACTTTTCAGAGAAGACATTAAGCGCAACCCGACAAATGTGGAATTGTTTGATATAGCACAGTCCAACAGTGAGCACAGCAGACACTGGTTTTTTACTGGAAAGATTTTCATTGATGGACAGCCCGTGAATAGAACTCTCATGCAGATTGTGAAAAGTACTCTGCAGGCAAACCCAAATAACTCAGTTATTGGCTTCAAGGATAACTCTAGTGCAATCAGGGGTTTCCCAGTGAAGCAGCTCCGACCAGTTCAGCCTGGTTCAGCATGTCCATTAGAAGTTGCAGTCCATGAGTTAGATATCTTGTTTACAGCTGAAACACATAATTTTCCATGCGCAGTGGCACCTTATCCTGGTGCAGAGACGGGTGCAGGAGGTCGCATTAGGGATACACACGCTACCGGAAGGGGGTCCTTTGTCCAGGCAGCTACAGCTGGTTATTGCGTTGGGAATCTCAACACACCGGGCTTTTATGCTCCATGGGAAGATCCCTCCTTTACTTATCCATCAAATTTGGCACCACCTTTACAGATTCTGATAGATTCTAGTAATGGTGCATCTGACTATGGGAACAAATTTGGAGAGCCATTGATCCAGGGTTTCTGTAGAACTTTCGGAATGAGACTTCCTGGTGGGGAGAGGCGAGAATGGTTGAAGCCAATCATGTTCAGCGCAGGCATAGGACAGATTGACCACCTTCATATATCAAAGGGAGAGCCTGACATTGGGATGCTGGTTGTTAAGATTGGAGGCCCGGCTTATCGTATTGGTATGGGAGGTGGGGCAGCCTCAAGCATGGTGAGTGGGCAGAATGATGCAGAGCTTGATTTCAATGCTGTGCAACGTGGGGATGCTGAGATGGCTCAAAAACTATATCGTCTTGTGCGTGCTTGTATTGAGATGGGGGATAAAAACCCAATTATCAGCATTCATGATCAGGGAGCTGGTGGGAACTGCAATGTTGTAAAGGAAATTATATATCCGAAGGGTGCTGAGATAGATGTCCGAGCAATTGTGGTTGGTGATCATACAATGTCTGTTCTAGAAATTTGGGGTGCAGAGTATCAGGAGCAGGATGCAATCTTAGTGAAGCCTGAAAGCCGTGATCTCCTAGAATCAATCTGTAACAGGGAAAAAGTTTCAATGGCTGTTATTGGAACTATCAGTGGAGATGGACGTGTTGTTTTAGTTGACAGTGTAGCAGCTCAGAAGTCTATTTCAAATGGACTCCCTCCACCTCCCCCTGCTGTGGATCTTGAACTGGAGAAAGTCCTTGGTGACATGCCTAAGAAAACTTTTAAGTTTAATCGGGTTGTTTATGAGCGGGAGCCACTTGATATTGTCCCTGGGATTGAAGTGATAGATTCTCTGAAGAGGGTATTGAGTTTACCGTCTGTTTGTTCAAAGCGCTTCTTGACAACAAAAGTTGACAGGTGTGTTACTGGTCTAGTGGCACAACAGCAAACTGTTGGCCCTTTGCAGATTCCCATTGCTGATGTTGCTGTTACAGCTCAAACTTTTGCTGATGTGACTGGAGGTGCTTGTGCCATTGGAGAACAACCAATCAAAGGTTTGTTAGACCCCAAAGCAATGGCTCGGTTGGCTGTTGGAGAAGCACTAACAAATCTTGTATGGGCGAAGGTCACTTCCCTTTCTGATGTCAAGGCTAGTGGTAACTGGATGTATGCTGCCAAGCTTGATGGGGAAGGAGCTGACATGTATGATGCTGCTATATCTCTATCTGAAGCAATGATTGAACTTGGCATTGCTATTGATGGAGGGAAAGACAGTCTTTCTATGGCAGCCCACGCCGAGAGTGAAGTTGTCAAGGCTCCAGGAAATCTTGTCATCAGTGTTTATGTTACTTGTCCTGATATAACAAAAACAGTGACGCCAGATTTAAAACTCAAGGATGATGGTATTTTGCTTCATATTGATTTGTCAAAAGGTAAGAGGCGGTTAGGTGGATCTGCTCTTGCCCAGGCGTTTGACCAAGTTGGGAATGAGTGTCCTGATCTTGATGATGTTCCTTACCTTAAAAAGGTCTTTGAAGGTGTTCAAGACCTTCTTTCTGATGAACTGATATCTGCTGGTCATGACATCAGTGATGGTGGGCTGCTAGTTTGTGCCTTAGAGATGGCATTTGCTGGTAATTGTGGACTTAGTTTGGACTTTGCATCGCAAGGTAACAGCCTTTTCCAAACACTCTATGCTGAAGAGCTTGGGTTAGTTCTTGAGGTAAGCAAGAAAAATCTGGCTTTGGTAGTGAATAAATTGAGCAATGTGGGAGTTTCTGCTGAAATCATAGGTCAAGTAACAGCCAATCCATCAATAGAAGTTAAGGTTGATGGGGAGACTTATTTAACTGAAAAAACTAGTATCCTTAGGGACATGTGGGAAGAGACCAGTTTTCAGCTGGAAAAGTTCCAAAGGTTGGCATCTTGTGTGGATATGGAGAAAGAAGGACTAAAACATCGTTATGAACCCTCATGGGAACTGCCTTTTACTCCTTCCTTCACTGATGAAAAGCTTATGTCTGCAACTATAAAACCTAAAGTGGCTGTGATTAGAGAAGAAGGGAGCAATGGAGACAGAGAAATGGCTGCAGCATTTTATGCTGCTGGTTTTGAACCATGGGATATTACCATGTCAGACCTTCTTAATGGAAAGATCTCTTTGCTAGACTTCCGGGGAATTGTGTTTGTTGGTGGATTTAGCTATGCTGACGTGCTTGATTCTGCAAAAGGTTGGTCTGCTAGCATAAGATTCAACGAGTCCGTTTTACAACAGTTTCAGGAGTTTTACAAGCGTCCAGACACTTTCAGTCTTGGTGTATGCAACGGATGTCAGCTAATGGCTTTGTTGGGATGGGTACCGGGTCCACAAGTTGGGGGTGTGCATGGTGCTGGTGGCGACCTATCACAACCGAGGTTCATTCATAATGAGTCAGGGCGGTTTGAATGCCGTTTTACAAGTGTGACCATAAAGGACTCACCGGCAATAATGTTCAAAGGCATGGCAGGTAGTACATTGGGTATATGGGCTGCTCATGGTGAGGGAAGAGCTTATTTCCCTGATGAAGGCGTGTTGGACCGTATAGTTCATTCTGAGTTGGCTCCTATAAGATATTGTGATGATGCTGGAAATCCAACAGAGGCCTACCCTTTCAATGCAAATGGCTCTCCTTTAGGGGTGGCAGCTATTTGTTCCCCAGATGGGAGGCATCTTGCCATGATGCCTCATCCTGAGCGTTGCTTCTTAATGTGGCAGTTCCCATGGTATCCGAAGCAGTGGGATGTGGAGAAGAAGGGGCCTAGTCCTTGGTTACGCATGTTCCAGAATGCAAGAGAGTGGTGTTCCTGA